Part of the Dyella sp. BiH032 genome is shown below.
CGTTTTGGGCATGTACGGCGAGGTGGCGTAGTGATACTGCCGTCGCCTCCGGACCAAGATGAGCAGAGGAGATGGGAAATGTCAGTAAGTGTCACGGTAATTCGCGCGGGTCTACCGCGGACTTGCACGACCCAGGCAGAACTGGCTTCGGCGCTGGGTATCGCTTGCTCGGTCGAGAATGGCCTTGGCGCGCCTCGCTCGTCGCTGGACGACGTGGACGTCGAAGCCATTGCGTCTGCAGCGGCATTCCGCGTCACGGAAGAGCCGTACGGAACGGATTACACACTGCGCCCCGACGTGCAGCGTCAACCCACTGCCAAGGCTGCGTAGTTTCGGTTCGTTATTTGCGTGTTCCCACGGGGCAGCACGATGTCCATCGAGTGGTGCGGCGCGTCGACCCAACCGGGCGAGAACGGTAAATGCCGGTATCACTAGCTTTTGGCATTTATCAGCAACTTTTGGAATTAAACAAAGGAGAAGCGCATGGCTCGTGGTGTGAATAAAGTCGTCCTAGTTGCGAACCTTGGTGCCGATCCCGAGACACGCTACACCGGGAATGGCACGGCGATCACCAGCATTCGCGTCGCAACCTCCGAGAGTTGGACCGATAAGGAGAGTGGCGAAAAGGTTGAGCGCACCGAGTGGCATCGGGTGAAGCTCTTCGGCCGGCTGGCCGAAATCGCTGGTGAGTACTTGAAGAAGGGCCGCCAGGTGTACATCGAGGGATCGCTGCGCACTGACAAGTACACCGACAAGGACGGCATCGAGCGCTTTAGCACCGACATCATCGCGAGCGAAATGCAGATGTTGGGTGGAGGTCAGGGCGACGGTGACGGTCAGCGCAGCAATGGCGGCGGCAATCGTCAGCACAGCAACAGCAACAACGGCGGGGGCAATCGTCAGGGCGGCGGCGGTGGAAACGGCGGTGGTCAGCGCCAGGGAAGCTACGGCAATGGCGGTGGCGGAAACGGTGGTGGCCAGCAGCGTGCTGGCGATAACTATGGCAACAACGGAGGTGGCCAGCAGCGCGGCGGCAATAGCAGCGGCAATGGTGGCAACTACGGTGGAAACACCAACTACGGTAGCCCGGGCGGTGGCGGCGGCGGGAACAGTTTCGATGACATCCCGTTTGCTTGCGCGTCTTTCCGCTCGCTCGTGCTGTGATCCAATACTTGAGTGCGAGCGTCATGGCTCGCACCTTTCCTTAGCGTGAATCCTTATGTCATTTCTAGTCTCGGTGGTTGCGGTCGCACTCTTTGCCATCTTCGGAATCGGCATGCTACTCGGCCTGGCTCGGCGCGAGGTCAACCGCCGAACGCAGGGGGCTCCGCCACCGTGGAAGGCGAAGTCTGACGCGCCGCCCGACGATAGGGCGAAGTAGTGCCCGCCCCGGCAGCGCAGACGGTTGCGTCGGACAGCGCGGCTATCGCCGTGTTGCGGGCGTTCCGCATCGAGCGGCCATCGCAGATTCCGTTACTGCTACCTGTAGGCTACGACGACTTCGTTGCGCCGTGCAGAGAGATTGAATCGCTCGCGCATGGCGTGCCGACTGCGGTTGAAGTTCATGCCGTGGAGTCGCCGACTCGTTGCACGGGTGGTATAGACCGGGTGCGCTTCAAGATCGAGGATGCCACTGGCAGTCGATACACCGTCACGCTGTACGGCGATGATCCCGAACTCGGTAAGGGGATCGCGGACGGTGTCGAGCTGCTGATGCTGGTCGTGGCCAAGCCGTGGCAAGGCGGGCTTCACCTCACCTGCAAAGAGATCGTCGATACAGGTTGGAAGGGGCGGGCGCGGCCGACGTATCCAGGCCGCAAGGGCGGCGATACGCGCGAACGAGTGCGCGCCGTGGTAGCCGGGTATCTTCGGTCGAATGTCTCGCGTGCAACCCGGCACGTCACCAGTCAACTTGAAGCGATCGCCCCGGTGGCGGACCTGCTTACATCTGTCGGGTGTCCTGACTGGACGATTGAAGCGCTGATCTGGGAGACGCACCGACCGTCCAGCGCCGCGATGGGCGAGCACGCGCGCCGCGCGTACATGGAGCTGGCTGCGCTGGCGGCGATCCACCGCAAGCATTCCGGGCATCAGCCGCGCCGAGCCACGGCCCATTCGGTACGCACGCTCGGCCGCCGGGTCGCACAGCTTCCGCATCCGCTGACGAACGACCAGCGCGCCGCAGTAAAGGGGATTGCCGCCAAGCTGGCTGAGCCAGTCGCGATGCGAGCAATCCTTGCCGCTGACGTCGGTACCGGAAAGTCCTGGGTAGCACTCGTGCTCGCCGCAGCGCTGGCGGATGTTGGCGCGCGCACGATCATCATGGCCCCGACGTACCCTCTCGCCGTGCAGCTCGCAGAGGAGTTCGCGCGGTTGTACGGAGACATCACATCCTGCCTAGTCG
Proteins encoded:
- the ssb gene encoding single-stranded DNA-binding protein — protein: MARGVNKVVLVANLGADPETRYTGNGTAITSIRVATSESWTDKESGEKVERTEWHRVKLFGRLAEIAGEYLKKGRQVYIEGSLRTDKYTDKDGIERFSTDIIASEMQMLGGGQGDGDGQRSNGGGNRQHSNSNNGGGNRQGGGGGNGGGQRQGSYGNGGGGNGGGQQRAGDNYGNNGGGQQRGGNSSGNGGNYGGNTNYGSPGGGGGGNSFDDIPFACASFRSLVL
- a CDS encoding DEAD/DEAH box helicase — translated: MPAPAAQTVASDSAAIAVLRAFRIERPSQIPLLLPVGYDDFVAPCREIESLAHGVPTAVEVHAVESPTRCTGGIDRVRFKIEDATGSRYTVTLYGDDPELGKGIADGVELLMLVVAKPWQGGLHLTCKEIVDTGWKGRARPTYPGRKGGDTRERVRAVVAGYLRSNVSRATRHVTSQLEAIAPVADLLTSVGCPDWTIEALIWETHRPSSAAMGEHARRAYMELAALAAIHRKHSGHQPRRATAHSVRTLGRRVAQLPHPLTNDQRAAVKGIAAKLAEPVAMRAILAADVGTGKSWVALVLAAALADVGARTIIMAPTYPLAVQLAEEFARLYGDITSCLVAENHDDTHAAMAMVVVGTSAVLTRDLGRFDLVVVDEQQRWSRSQREHYVSGDTHLLEMSATCIPRTQALIQFGKVAVFPMRETHAPKTIHTYLWEGDGAEMFRHVRGAIEAGRPVMVIYPKRESADDEGHQGGRRGRGKKKPQAGGIDDRHSIEQALPRWEAKYPGRVRAMTGDDDNDVKAAAIDDIREGRAQILLTTTVVEVGISVANLFDIVVVHPDRYGVTTLHQLRGRVARNGGVGHCHLWCPGPISAKTRDRLDAVLSTTDGFKLAEMDLQQRGTGDLGSESSTQSGADQTMLFGVPLTVELIESVMPHWDYFSGRSSGRPTG